The following coding sequences lie in one Salvelinus namaycush isolate Seneca unplaced genomic scaffold, SaNama_1.0 Scaffold11, whole genome shotgun sequence genomic window:
- the LOC120035727 gene encoding tripartite motif-containing protein 16-like — protein sequence MAQQGVLLDQDQFCCSVCLDLLKEPVTIHCGHSYCRSCIEGCWDQDVLKGVYSCPQCRHTFTPRPTLMKNNMLAEVVEKLRKTGLQAAPPPALCYAGPGDVACDFCTGTRKQKALMSCLACLASYCETHLQPHYEFPGFKKHKLVKATAQLQEKICSHHDKLLEVYCRTDQQCICLLCVMDEHKGHDTVSAAAERTEKQRQLGMSQQKVQQRFQQREKELKELQQAVESFKRSAQAAVEDSDQIFTELIRSIERRSSEVKELIRAQEKAQVSQAEGLLEQLKQEIAELRKRSTELEQLSHTEDHIHFLQSYQSLSSISVSSDLPSIVVRPLQYFGDVSKTVSELREKLEDFLKGEWTKISTTVNLVDVVLPPEPKTREQLLQYSCQLTLDPNTADTHLSLSEGNRKVTYTDQVQPYPDHPDRFINYCQVLCREGLSGRCYWEVEWTGNVFTAVSYKDISRTETDGGFGDNNKSWSLQCSRGGYCFRHNNVETKVSGPQSSRVGVYLDHKAGTLSFYSVSDTMTLLHRVQTTFTQPLYPGIRIGYLCWSSAELVNCKLICY from the exons ATGGCTCAACAGGGAGTTCTGCTGGACCAGGAccagttctgttgttctgtctgtctggatctacTGAAGGAGCCGGTCACCATCCACTGTGGGCACAGTTACTGTAGAAGCTGTATTGAGGGCTGCTGGGATCAGGATGTTCTGAAAGGGGTCTATAGCTGTCCTCAGTGCAGACATACCTTCACTCCAAGGCCTACGCTGATGAAAAATAACATGTTGGCTGAGGTGGTGGAGAAACTGAGGAAGACAGGACTCCAGGCTGctccccctcctgctctgtgctatgctggacctggagatgtggcgtgtgatttctgcactgggaccagaaagcagaaagccctcatgtcctgtctggcatgtctggcctcttactgtgagactcacctccaACCTCACTATGAATTTCCTGGTTTCAAGAAGCACAAGCTGGTCAAAGCCACCGCACAACTACAGGAGAAGATCTGCTCTCATCATGACAAACTGCTGGAGGTTTACTGTCGTACCGATCAGCAGTGTatctgtctgctgtgtgtgatggatgaacataaaggccatgatacagtgtcagctgcagcagagaggactgAGAAACAG AGGCAGCTGGGGATGAGTCAGCAGAAGGTCCAGCAGAGATTCCAGCAAAGAGAGAAGGAGCTGAAGGAGCTCCAACAGGCTGTGGAGTCTTTCAAG cgctctgcacaggcagcagtggaggacagtgatcagatctttactgagctgatccgctccattgagagaaggagctctgaggtgaaggagctgatcagagcccaagagaaggctcaagtgagtcaagctgaaggactcctggagcaactgaagcaggagatagctgagctgaggaagagaagcactgagctggagcagctctcacacacagaggatcACATCCATTTCCTCCAG agttatcagtctctctccagtatcagtgtatcttcagacttacccagcatcgttgtccgtcctcttcagtactttggagatgtgagtaagactgtgtctgaactgagagagaaactagaagacttccttaaaggagaatggaccaagatctccactacag tgaatctagtggatgttgtactgcctccagagcccaagaccagagaacagttgttacaat attcctgtcagctcacactggacccaaacacagcagacacacacctctctctgtctgaagggaACAGAAAGGTGACCTATACAGACCAAGTCCAACCATATcctgaccatccagacagattCATCAACTACTGTCAGgttctgtgtagagagggtctgtctggacgctgttactgggaggtggagTGGACTGGTAATGTTTTTACAGCAGTCTCATATAAAGACATCAGCAGAACAGAGACAGATGGTGGATTTGGAGACAATAACAAGTCCTGGAGTTTACAGTGCTCTAGAGGTGGTTATTGTTTCAGACACAATAATGTTGAGACTAAAGTATCAGGCCCTCAGTcctccagagtaggagtgtacctggatcacaaggcaggtactctgtccttctacagtgtCTCTGACACAATGACCCTCCTCCACAGAGTCCAGACCACATTCACTCAGCCCCTCTATCCTGGGATTAGGATTGGATATTTGTGCTGGAGTTCTGCTGAGCTGGTAAACTGTAAACTGATTTGTTATTAA